Within Lolium rigidum isolate FL_2022 chromosome 5, APGP_CSIRO_Lrig_0.1, whole genome shotgun sequence, the genomic segment CTCCATGTCCGCGTCCAGGAGGATGTTGCTCGGCCGCACGTTGCCGTGCACGCACTTCTTGTCGTGGAGGTACGCCAGGCCTCTCGCCATGCCGCGCACGATGCGCAGCCGCGCGCTCCACCCGAGGTTGATCGGCGACGATCCCGCCTTCCCTGCGCAGCCATCGATCGCGTCAGCAATTGCACCTATGTATGCATCGGCATGAGAAACTTCTTGTGGGTGCTTACTCTTGATGGAGACGTTGGCGAGGCTGCCATTGGCGGCCAGGTCGTGGATGAGGAGCATCTCGTCGGGGCCCCAGTAGAAGCCGCGGAGGCGGAGGATGTTGCCGTGCCGGAGCTTCGCGATGGCGCGCATCTGCGCGTCGAACTCGCTGAACCGCCTCACGCCGGCGTCCTCGCTGCCGATCCTGCGCACCGCCAGCGCGGAGCCGTCGGCCAGCACCGCCTTGTACACGATGCTGTCGCCCGCCGCGCCGAGTATGTATGCCGACGCCTTGAGCAGCGTctccagctccagctccgccTCGCCGTCCACCGTCACCAGCACCGACGACCCCTCCTTCGTCTTCCTCTTGGCCGCCATCGCTTCCTTATCTGCGTTGTAGTTCGCCTCCTTGGCCGCGAAGGTGGCCGACGTGTCCGTGAGCTCATCCTCCGTGTAGTCGCTGTCGTCTCCAGCCTTCTTCCGCAGGCAGCACGAGAGGCTCCGGCCGACGGCGTCCGGCGACTCGTCCGACGGTGGCTCCGGCTTCTTGAACACCGTTGCTCCCATCCTCTGTTTCTCCACCTCCTGCCGCTGCTTTCTCTTCCTCACCTGGTACACGTAGCAGAACACCACGAACAGGATGGCGATGCCGGCCAGGTCGCCCACGGCAATGGCAAGTATCGTGGCCAGCTTCATCCTCCCTTGTCCTCCTCCTGATGACGGCGCTCCAGTACCGTCACCGCCGGGCATTGGGTCTGTCGGATCATTGGGTATCGCAGCAAGGGCTGGTGGCGACTTCGGCGTCGTGACACTCGGGGGATccacggcggaggtggaggcatcGGAGCAGAGGCTGTCGAGCGGCCTCCCGCACAGCTTGTCGTTGCCCGCGAACGCCGTCGCCCTCTGGCCCACGAACGGCGCCACCGCCGGGATCGCGCCGGTGAGGTTGTTTTTGGACAGGTCGATGCTGACGTTGGCCGGCAGGCGCGACGCCATCTCGATGGGTATGGCGCCGGCGATCCGGTTGGATGAGAGATTGATAAACCGCAGCGCAGCCCCGCCGAAGTCCGCCGGCAGCGTGCCGTTGAGCAGGTTGTCGCTGGCGTCGAGCACCTGCAGCGCCGGGAACCCGCCGGTGGGGAGCGCGCCGGAGAAGTAGTTGCTGGCGATGGAGACGGCGGTGAGGTTCGGGAGCAGGGTGAGGTTGCCCGGTATGGGGCCGGAGAGCGCGTTGCCGGCGAGGTTGAGGGCGCGGAGGCTGCGCAGCAGGCCGACCTCCTCCGGCAGCCGCCCCGTGAGGCCGTTGCTGGCGAGCGAGAGGATGCGGAGCTCCGGCGCGCGGAACAGGTCGACGGGGAGGGTGGCGTTGAGCGCGTTGCCGGAGAGGTCGAGGTGGCGGAGGTGCTCGAGCCGGCCCAGCTCCGGCGAGATGGGGCCGACGAGCTGCGCGTTGGGCAGGATGACGCTGACCACCCTCATCTGATCCGCGGCCGTGGCGGTGGCGGGGAAGGCCAGGCAGACGACGCCGTTCCAGGCGCAGGGCGTGGCGTCGGCGTAGCCCCAGCCGGCGAGTGAGCCGAGCGGGTCGGCGAGGAGGGAGGACTTGAAGGAGAGGAGCTGCACCCCGTCCTGGTTAAGCGCCGCGGCGAGCTGGATGCCTAGCAGCAGTGTTAGCAGCAGCGATGGGATACGGAGAAGCAGAGGGCGGCGAGCTGCGGCGGCCATGGATGTAGtaaggtggcggcggtggtggcgtggTACTGCAATGGCATGTCGTAGCATGGGGATTGGAGGGCATAAGAAGCAGGGTTTTGGCCGGGACGGTGGTTCTGTTTCCTTGGATTGGTTGAGGTGGTGGTTCACCAAAACTATGCTAAAGcttggagatggaggaagaagatacGAGAGTGAGTGAAGTGGAGTCAGAGCATAGTCAAGACTGAATcagatcctctctctctctccctctgccCTGTCAAAAGGGATTGGAGCTGTTAGCTTTATCTTGcctattttaatttaaaaaaggTAATATTGCATAATTAGTGTTGAGCAGGTTGATTAGTTTTCTAGCCACCTTGGACTCGTTTATTTTAGCTCCACTGAAACGTGACTAGGTCTTACATGGCTCGGTTGGAGGGAGCTAATATTGAGCCACACGAGCTTGCTTAATTTGGCTTGACAGCTCGAAAATGTATGAAAACACTGATGTGTCACTATAATTAATGATTAGAAAGATCATATTGTAGTACTACTTCTAGTATCTTATGTAGAtatcgtatcatagcacgtagatcttgtacatatatttgcatgaaGATACTACAAATCAATAAATattagaagattatgatactactacaaatcaataaatattagaagattatgatactactacaaATCAATAAATATTAGAAGTACATGATGCCATGCATTGTAGAGAtattatcatatactagtatgatGGGCATGATATCGCATTTCGCTATATGATATTACCCATTGTAACTAATTTAAATATGTACAACTATACCTGGCcaggcctcgggccgggccgagAAAGCCCGACCCTGGAAAATCAGGCCCATGCCTAGCTCGGGCCCCCTAAATACCCACGAAGCCCGTCAGGCCGTCAAGCCATGGGTTGGGCGGTAGTGTAAAATTGTGTTTTTCGGGCTGGGCTTCGGGCCGGGGTGGCCATGGCCAGGTATGTGTACAACTATTATGCTACATATTAAAACAAAACACTTCATGTTGTAGATATTTTAATGTAGATTTGATACAGATCGAAATAAGCGAACCTCTATATTGAAACGTGCCTAAatacatgcatttaaagaaataaaACATCTTATATAGTGAACGGAGAAACTATGATAATTATCACCATATATGAAATGGATGGGATTTAATCCTTCAGTTTGTGGATAAGATTTAATTAAGAAAATCTGGAAGGTTAATTTAAGCCTTCTATATGTTGTGGATGCGATATTTTCCATTTTATATGCAAACACTATCTCTCCTTCATACGTAGCTTATGTCTCAGTCACGTGCTTCAGCGTTGGATTTTGTTTTTGCTTGAAGATTCGTATTTGCTATTGTTTGTATTTTATTTAGGCTAGCATTGAAACACGTTGATGTAATTCTTCTTTTTTGCGAAAGAACACGTTGATGTAATTCGCTGAGACATAAGTTAAGTCTCTGAGTGTTAGAGACACCCATAATAGGGGATCTTTGGCAACAGTTCATCCAATATTACGTCGTGTTCGTTGAATTTTTATGTGATTGATTTGTGGAATAAACACAACAGGAGCCCCAAGAGAAGGTGAAAGGGACTGTTGATTGTTGAAATGGATGCTGGTATGAAGGAGAGATAGTGTTTGTGCCAGGGTGGGGTTTGGTTGATGCATGCTCTGTTTTCTAGCGTGCGAACCTTTGGACCCCTCGTCCCATTGTCAGCTCATGCGTGGAGGAATTGGTGAAAAGGCGGCTGCAGGCTGCTTTGGTCCAGGGGCAAGGGGCCCCCTTTTCACAAAGATAAAATGGGATTGTTGAATCATGCAAAGGGATGAAAAGGAAGTGTCGAGCTCCGGTGATTCTTTTTAGATAATCGAGCTGTCATGATACTACTATGTTACACATAGACATATAAACATATCTTTCTATGTTATCTGACACTATCTAGGGTTGTGTTAACTTATGTATGCCAAGTTCTCTCAATCGTCTAAATATCTGATCGGAAAGTCTAATACGATCCTTCGATGTTGGGACCGCATGGTTCGCTACCATCTCAGGTCAATGAAGAAGCGGgcagagaggaagaagatgatgagcTAGCGGGGAGGCTGACTAGCGAGGGCAACTATTGTAGGTTTGGTTTCACCAGCGACCCCTAGGAACACCGGTAAAACATGTGTGAGGTGGCCGTGCACAAGGAGGAGTCGACACCTGAGTAGACGCGAGGTGTCAACATCGATTCATCGAGTGATGTGAGAATAGCCCAATCACTTATGCGAGGTGGAGATCTGGCGATGAGATTGGAGATCAGAAGTTGGAGACGTATAAGTACAATGGGAGCACTGAGATGTAGAGGTAAATTGAAAGCATGAGAGGATGGGGTGCGGGGCGGTTGCTCCGTAAAACTGACTAGAGAACAATTATGCTCTAGTCCCTCTTATATTTATCTAGTGGAACAAGGTTGAATTCACTCATTTGTAATCACATATTGACATATGCAATTAATGGAATTGGAACAGGATCCCATCTTGAATTTAATCACTGGTGTTAATTTGTAAAAACACAATCACCATCAGAAAGCCTTCAATCTTAATCTATGTGTGCTTGGATGTGCTCTATTATGTGTTCATCCTTGTTGACTCTCCTACATCCCTTTTTCACAAGTTCGCTTAGGAAGATCATATCTTGCGAAAATCAAGATCACGCCGCTCCTTGAGCTAACATTTCATCTATGAAGTGTCGTTGTGCATAACGACAAGCTAGACAATGACGTTTTTTGTATGTCAATGCCACCAAGTATAATGATTGAAACTAAGGCCGGGGAATGATGAGGGTCGAAAACCATGATGTGGTGGACAAAGATTTAGGGAGAGAGGTGGCATTTGATCATTCGTAATTGCATTGTACTCTCGAATTCACGAAGGCGTTTGTGCTTTGCTTTGGCCAATATGGAGTTGTTAAAATGATGTGATTTTTAACAGAGTAGAACGTTGGTTCTTTTTCAAGTTATCCACAAAGCTACATACTGGATCCACATATGGTCTTATCTCCTTCCTAAGGATCATCGGTAACCTGTGAAGTCTAGATATACTAAGTTGATGGCGATCGTGCGAGCTATCTTCAGCCATGGTGGCTCGCAGACGTACTAACAGAATACAAAATGTGTATGCATCTTATGTAGTATTATCTTGTATGATGGGTTATTCATGTAGCAcgatgtaagggtatattgcccctatgtgtggtttggtaattaatgacaacccctatggactaatgttttcattgagtttatatgaaggaatattccataggtactacttgtacttcatgtgttggattcaagtgtggatgccatgaagataaaggtataccttgtgtattggcatcaagatcatcgatacaaggttgagttgggcaagttcaagatgagcatcttgagtgaatcacatgcttgaagcttgccgtccatttggtgataatggacatgtgaagatgtgcatcaatggagctttcccatcatagtgtatgggggagtatttgtgagtcttcacgaagcaacattgatcaagtgaggcattccggcttgcggATGAAACCTGGtgcccgggtgtatacgtgagcacgcatccattggttgacacgtgtcacatctagcaatccactgttaccatcattgttgggttagcaaaccacatcagcactaacaacacttccaaatcaCTTAGAACCCACCTTTTTGAATTCGAATAGTGGGCCAGATGCAATTTCAAATCATGTaggacccacgccaagtacgtttagcgatggataagacaacgtcaagccaacagatccaattgacgagaaccggatctcaacgcatatcgtgtggcatctagagggtgctcacgtatacacctagtcaccgAATCCCCTctcttccggcttgtgtagagcttgaagagttatcatcaagatcaagcgggatgcgcaaggc encodes:
- the LOC124656508 gene encoding probable LRR receptor-like serine/threonine-protein kinase At4g37250 is translated as MAAAARRPLLLRIPSLLLTLLLGIQLAAALNQDGVQLLSFKSSLLADPLGSLAGWGYADATPCAWNGVVCLAFPATATAADQMRVVSVILPNAQLVGPISPELGRLEHLRHLDLSGNALNATLPVDLFRAPELRILSLASNGLTGRLPEEVGLLRSLRALNLAGNALSGPIPGNLTLLPNLTAVSIASNYFSGALPTGGFPALQVLDASDNLLNGTLPADFGGAALRFINLSSNRIAGAIPIEMASRLPANVSIDLSKNNLTGAIPAVAPFVGQRATAFAGNDKLCGRPLDSLCSDASTSAVDPPSVTTPKSPPALAAIPNDPTDPMPGGDGTGAPSSGGGQGRMKLATILAIAVGDLAGIAILFVVFCYVYQVRKRKQRQEVEKQRMGATVFKKPEPPSDESPDAVGRSLSCCLRKKAGDDSDYTEDELTDTSATFAAKEANYNADKEAMAAKRKTKEGSSVLVTVDGEAELELETLLKASAYILGAAGDSIVYKAVLADGSALAVRRIGSEDAGVRRFSEFDAQMRAIAKLRHGNILRLRGFYWGPDEMLLIHDLAANGSLANVSIKRKAGSSPINLGWSARLRIVRGMARGLAYLHDKKCVHGNVRPSNILLDADMEPLLADLGIHRLVRGAGDSRLKPAGRFGSKRSAKSLPDLTLPAPQPGTAGSGSPFAGPSSSSSADAAAHYQAPEAAKNPAKPSSKWDVYSFGMVLLELVAGRALSSVELYQWTGGEEQGQQAFMLADAALRGEMEGREETLASCLRLGFACCSMAPSKRPAMKDVLQAIDRIPSPSSSSSAQ